The following nucleotide sequence is from Fibrobacter sp. UWB13.
CCTACTATGTCGATAACAGCTTTGGCTGGCTCCCGTTCAAGTCGGACAATCGCGAAGCGTACCTCAAGATTCTCGATTCCGGCTCCCTGCGCTCGGCACGGTTCTGGCCGCTGTTCCTGACTCCGCTTATCTGGATGCACTACGACCGCAAGGATTACAAGACTGGGCTTTCGCTTGCCGAACGTGGGCTTAAGAAGGCTCCGAATCATCCGGTGATGCTCCAGATCAAGGCAGACATGCTTTACAGGCTCGAACGTTACGACGAGGCAGCTACTATTTACGAAAAGAGCGCTGCCGACTACCTCGAACGCACTGGCAAGTCCATTCGTTACTGGTGTTCTGTCTTGAACCTCATCCGCATTTATCATGACGCCGGTGATGATGCCAAGTCCGCAGAGCAGCGTCAAAAGCTCAACGATCCGGATTACCAGAAACTTAAGAAGTGGATGCCCGGTTCGCTTATCGACGACCTCACTGATCGCAAGTTGATTTAGCCTTTAGTAGTAAAAAAAAACTAATGACCATTGACCCATGATTATTGGGCAATTCTTATTGTTAAAAAAAATTATCAAAAAATAGTGGAATAAACTCGGCAAAAAAGCGTGTTAATAAGTAGAAACTCATTAACATATCAGGAGGTTTTTTATGTCGAGCCAGTTATCGGTATTGCGAGTCGGTTTCTTTTTGGACGGCTACACGCTTAAAAAAGTCAACGAGTATTACCTTAAATACCACCGGTATCATGCACGTCTGGATTTCAAGGCGCTCAAGGGCTGGGTCAGGGATTACTCCATGAAACTTTTGGGTCGTGAAGGTTGCCCGGTCGAAGTGGAAGCTCATTATTACCATCCGTATGTCAGGCGTGTTGACCGTCAGGAACCTTTATACGGCGATGGCATAGACCGTTTGGAAAAGCAGCTTATGATGGCTGGGTTCGAGGTCCATTACAATATCCCTGAGAAAGTTGAGAAGATGGGACCGAATATGCAGCTTGTCGAGGACGCATACCTTTATGCGTACTACCATAAAATTGATGTCATCGTGTTGTTGAGTACTCAGGGGCAGTATTCAACGTTGCCGGAACGCCTCAGGCGTGAGGGAGTTCCCATGCTCCTCCTGGGGTGGAATTTCGAATATTTAAGAGGGGAGACTCCGATTTATTGGAGAACGGATCCGAGCTTGCGTGAACAAAGCGGTTATTATGTTGCAATGGAAGAGGTGGCTGAAAAATATCCGCCTACACGTTCTGCCGAAAGGAATTTGTTCATGTTGCCGTATAATCCGCAGCCCACAGATTCTAACATTTGGCGGGCGTATTTGCAAAAGATTATGGCATCGCTTGATGACAAGGACAATTACAGTGATAAGCCAAACTTTAGAAAGTCAGGATGCAAAAAGAGCCCCGCAGTGGCGAGGCTCGGCTAGTAGAATTTAGTTCGTTCTTAAATCTTGTCCTGCTGTTTCTTGGCCCAGGGGCTAAGGAACGTCCAGCCGAGACGGAGACCGATGAACCAGGTGTCACCGTCGTTGTCTGTATTGAAGACGAACGTGTCGAGCTTGTCGCCTTCGACATCAAGTTCGTTGTAGCGTACAGCGCGGTAACCACCGTAGAGACCGATGGAGAACTGTTCGAACTGGAGGCGTGCTTCGAGTTCTGCGTTGAACGATGCTGCAATGGAACTGTAGTAACGGTCGCGCATAATGGATTCTTCGTTACTCTTTTTGTTTGTAACAACGTAGTTAGACGTAAAGTGGATGTTCATCATGTTGAAGCCGATACCTACAGCCGGAATCAAGTTGAAGAATGCGTCTTCGCCAAGAACCTTCCAGCCGAACATCCAGTCGGCACCATAGTTGAACCAGCGTGCATCGTAGAGGGGGAACGCCACTGCGCTTCCGCTTGTATCGACTGCGGCGGCCGAGGAACTCGGTCGTTCCGAAATCTGGGTTATTGCAAAGTTGATGCTGACCCAGGTCAGGAACTGCTTGTACTGGGCACCGATATTGAAGTGGAGGTTGGGATAGTATTTGTTGAACTCGCTGTATTTGGGCTTAGCGGTCAGCCTGTATTCGGTCGAATCCGATATGGTCTTGAGGGTACCGGTGGCGAAGGGGACCGTGTTGATGTAGTCGTGGAATCCGTTGAACATTCCGCGGAAATCACCGCCAAAGGAAACGAAACCACGGATATGGTCCTTGTCGTAAAATCCTTCTTCGGCTGCGGAGGAATTGCTAGTAAAAGCAAGAATGCTAAACACCGCGGCCATGCACAAAGAGGCTATTTTTGTCTTCATAAAGGCTCTCTCCTAATAGGAATCTCAAAAAGAGATATTAAATCAAACAATAAAATACATTATCTTCTGGTTTTGTGCATGAAAATTTACGATAGAATGTTGAAAATCAATAAATTAAGGGCGTTTTGGTCTTCGTTCCGAGGGGTGCGGTTTAGTTTTTTGCCGTTTTTCGTTTTTTTTGTAACCTGGATGGCTGCATTTGCCATGACGGGCTGCCGTGATACGTCGAAAGATTCACAGCCTGAATCGGCGATGGTAAAGTGTAGTGAATCCGTTCAGTTTGAATCGGTCGAGAGCGACTATTTCTCGATTGGCAAACTGTGTGGGGTGGATGTCGCCGTTGTACGTTCCGTGGTCGGCAAGGATACGCTCGTTCACAAGTATGTGATGATGGATTCTGTAGCGGCTGCTTTCGGAATGGATTTGCGCCGTCGAGGGTTCCCAGAGGAGTGGTTATCGGCGGTGGTGTTGCGTGTGCCGCTTCACCATGTGGCAGCCCTTTCGACCTCGCAGGTTGGCTACATGCTCCGGCTTGGGCTCCGTGATAACATTGTCGGCGTCTCGGACGGGCAGTACATCGTGGATAGCATTTTGTATGAACGTGCAAAGAATAAATCTGTAGCGAGTATCGGTTACGATGCGGGCGCCTTGGAAAAGCTGATGGCGCTCAATCTGGACTTGGTGCTCGACTTTACAACAGGCGGTGATTACGATAACTACGAACAAATTGCACGAACGAATCTTCCGTTGATGCTCACATCGGAATGGCAGGAAAATACCCCGCTAGCAAAGCTGGAATGGATTAAGTTGTACGGAATTCTGTTCGGAATCCGTGCTCAAGCTGATTCTATTTACAGACAAGAGAAAGAAAAGTACGAAACACTAAAGGCTTTGATTGCTTCTGCAGATTCCCTCTCGTCTCTCGTCTCTCGTCATTCGTCTGAACATTGCCCTCGCGTTCTCGCGGGCATGTCTTATGGCGGTGTGTGGCACGCTTCTGGCGGCAAAAGCTTTACAGCGAATCTGGTTCGCGATGCGGGAGGCTGCTATGTGTGGGCTTCCGATACTTCGCGTGAACTCACGTTCTCTTTCGAAGAAGTCTATGCGCTTGCCGATAGCGTCGATGTCTGGGTCAATCCGTCCATGTTTGCAAAGGCAGATGAAATTTTGGCTCTTGAACCTCGCGTGAAAAATATCAGAGCGTTCAGGGATAAGAAAGTTTTCCAGAATGACGGGATCAAGGGTCCAGGGGCAGGTAATGATTTTTACGAAGGAGCCATCACGCGACCGGCGGAACTCCTTTGGAATCTTACAAAATGCATAAAAGGCTCCGTTCCGGGGGTAAATTCGATTGACACTAGTTACAAATGGTACAGAAATATCTATAATTTTTAGCGTATGATGTCACACACA
It contains:
- a CDS encoding M48 family metallopeptidase — encoded protein: MLKRFIAPLLMVAGISVADELSFALSPTQNALAEQVTQKTMELNYVEAFNLARKLRLENDGVGCVFQNIIRVSMYDDKGDTTSLKVAAKNLETCKTEGLWDALRNFEIGYVLTETGHSVKGAMQTRSAASQFEDAKDYESKAFYAIYAYYVDNSFGWLPFKSDNREAYLKILDSGSLRSARFWPLFLTPLIWMHYDRKDYKTGLSLAERGLKKAPNHPVMLQIKADMLYRLERYDEAATIYEKSAADYLERTGKSIRYWCSVLNLIRIYHDAGDDAKSAEQRQKLNDPDYQKLKKWMPGSLIDDLTDRKLI
- a CDS encoding NYN domain-containing protein, producing the protein MSSQLSVLRVGFFLDGYTLKKVNEYYLKYHRYHARLDFKALKGWVRDYSMKLLGREGCPVEVEAHYYHPYVRRVDRQEPLYGDGIDRLEKQLMMAGFEVHYNIPEKVEKMGPNMQLVEDAYLYAYYHKIDVIVLLSTQGQYSTLPERLRREGVPMLLLGWNFEYLRGETPIYWRTDPSLREQSGYYVAMEEVAEKYPPTRSAERNLFMLPYNPQPTDSNIWRAYLQKIMASLDDKDNYSDKPNFRKSGCKKSPAVARLG
- a CDS encoding ABC transporter substrate-binding protein; the encoded protein is MAAFAMTGCRDTSKDSQPESAMVKCSESVQFESVESDYFSIGKLCGVDVAVVRSVVGKDTLVHKYVMMDSVAAAFGMDLRRRGFPEEWLSAVVLRVPLHHVAALSTSQVGYMLRLGLRDNIVGVSDGQYIVDSILYERAKNKSVASIGYDAGALEKLMALNLDLVLDFTTGGDYDNYEQIARTNLPLMLTSEWQENTPLAKLEWIKLYGILFGIRAQADSIYRQEKEKYETLKALIASADSLSSLVSRHSSEHCPRVLAGMSYGGVWHASGGKSFTANLVRDAGGCYVWASDTSRELTFSFEEVYALADSVDVWVNPSMFAKADEILALEPRVKNIRAFRDKKVFQNDGIKGPGAGNDFYEGAITRPAELLWNLTKCIKGSVPGVNSIDTSYKWYRNIYNF